The Athene noctua chromosome 3, bAthNoc1.hap1.1, whole genome shotgun sequence genome includes a region encoding these proteins:
- the PDXP gene encoding chronophin, with product MASCRRLSGAGLREVLGPAQGLLFDCDGVLWAGERAVPGAPELLERLRRSGKAALFVSNNSRRSVAELERRFSRLGFRGVRAEHVFSSALCSALFLRQRLLGGGGNGGGSGRVFVLGGEGLRGEVRDAGLRLAGEGEPAPGAAEPVRAVLVGYDDQFTFAKLAQACGYLRDPQCLLVATDPDPWHPLSDGQRTPGTGSLTAAVETASGRKAVVVGKPNTYMFDCIVERFGVDPSRTLMVGDRLETDILFGKNCGLSTILTLTGVSRLEEAQAYMASDSAAAKDLVPNYYVDSIADLIPGLDE from the exons ATGGCGAGCTGCCGGCGGCTGagcggcgcggggctgcgggaggTGCTGGGCCCGGCGCAGGGGCTGCTCTTCGATTGCGACGGCGTCCTGTGGGCGGGCGAGCGCGCCGTCCCCGGCGCCCCCGAGCTGCTGGAGCGGCTGCGGCGCAGCGGCAAGGCCGCCCTCTTCGTCAGCAACAACAGCCGCCGCTCCGTGGCCGAGCTGGAGCGGCGCTTCAGCCGCCTCGGCTTCCGCGGCGTCCGCGCCGAGCACGTCTTCAGCTCCGCGCTCTGCTCCGCGCTCTTCCTCCGCCAGCGCCTCCTCGGCGGCGGGGGGaacggcggcggcagcggccgcgTCTTCGTGTTGGGCGGCGAGGGGCTGCGCGGCGAGGTGCGCGACGCCGGCCTGCGCCTGGCAGGCGAGGGCGAGCCGGCTCCCGGCGCCGCCGAGCCGGTGCGGGCCGTCCTGGTGGGCTACGACGACCAGTTCACCTTCGCCAAGCTGGCGCAGGCCTGCGGCTACCTGCGCGACCCGCAATGCCTCCTGGTGGCCACCGACCCCGACCCCTGGCACCCGCTCAGCGACGGCCAGCGCACCCCCG GGACTGGCAGCCTTACAGCCGCCGTGGAAACCGCTTCAGGTCGCAAGGCGGTGGTGGTGGGGAAACCGAACACGTACATGTTTGATTGCATCGTGGAGCGTTTCGGTGTCGACCCGTCCCGCACCCTCATGGTGGGAGACCGTCTGGAGACAGATATCCTCTTTGGCAAGAACTGCGGCCTCTCCACCATCCTCACCCTGACAGGTGTCTCCCGCCTGGAAGAGGCGCAGGCCTACATGGCCAGCGACAGCGCTGCTGCCAAGGATCTGGTGCCCAATTACTATGTGGACAGCATTGCAGACTTGATACCAGGGCTGGATGAGTAG